A single genomic interval of Microcoleus sp. FACHB-831 harbors:
- a CDS encoding glutathione S-transferase family protein — protein sequence MTSAPLSWRELEALTDYQIDTVNGLTNAIARLRLFGQTPADVRVTLYRDNHAWCPYCQKVWLWLEEKQIPYRIEKVTMFCYGEKESWYKRLVPSGMLPALELDGRLITESDNILIALELAFGPLGQGMESPSVLPLRQLERLLFRAWCSWLCAPLVSLGQEQRHREQFIRVVNKVELALASTQGPYFLEEFGTADVIFTPYVERMNASLYYYKGYSLREENSYLAAWFDGMESRPTYRGTQSDFHTHAHDLPPQMGGCWENGEAQMLLNKNRVDNGPWIGLPDVAYPEPESSRAEALIRTIKHRANIIRANPADDELFDQALRCALTMMMTGVVCVPPTGSDSALRYLRSRINVPRDMSIFAAKRLREALEKTASLVGDEQGQPIPPKHRRDQDPAYFARN from the coding sequence ATGACGAGCGCTCCCCTAAGCTGGAGGGAACTAGAAGCCCTGACGGACTATCAAATTGACACCGTAAACGGTCTCACTAATGCGATCGCCCGACTACGCCTGTTTGGTCAAACTCCAGCCGATGTGCGAGTAACGCTCTACCGCGACAACCATGCCTGGTGTCCCTATTGCCAAAAAGTCTGGCTATGGCTGGAAGAAAAACAAATCCCCTATCGCATCGAAAAAGTGACAATGTTTTGTTACGGGGAGAAAGAAAGCTGGTACAAACGCCTTGTCCCATCGGGAATGTTACCAGCACTGGAGTTAGACGGTCGCCTCATTACCGAGAGCGATAACATTTTGATTGCTCTAGAACTTGCCTTTGGTCCTTTAGGGCAGGGTATGGAAAGCCCCTCAGTACTGCCCCTGCGCCAACTCGAACGACTTTTATTTAGAGCTTGGTGTAGCTGGCTTTGCGCTCCGTTGGTGTCGCTTGGACAAGAGCAGCGCCATCGAGAGCAATTTATTAGAGTCGTAAATAAGGTTGAGTTGGCTCTCGCCTCTACTCAAGGTCCATACTTCCTGGAAGAGTTCGGTACGGCTGATGTCATCTTCACGCCTTATGTCGAACGCATGAACGCCAGTCTGTATTATTACAAAGGCTACTCGCTGCGAGAGGAGAATTCTTACTTGGCGGCCTGGTTTGATGGGATGGAAAGCCGACCGACTTATCGCGGCACTCAGAGCGACTTTCACACCCACGCACATGACTTACCTCCTCAGATGGGAGGTTGCTGGGAAAATGGTGAGGCTCAGATGCTGTTGAATAAAAATCGGGTAGATAATGGTCCTTGGATTGGGCTGCCTGATGTGGCTTACCCAGAACCGGAAAGCTCCCGTGCGGAAGCGCTAATTCGGACGATCAAGCATCGCGCTAATATTATTCGAGCCAATCCGGCTGATGATGAATTGTTTGATCAAGCTCTGCGTTGTGCATTGACGATGATGATGACGGGTGTTGTTTGTGTGCCACCGACTGGCTCTGATAGTGCGCTGAGATATTTACGCTCACGCATTAATGTACCTCGCGATATGTCAATTTTTGCTGCCAAGCGACTAAGAGAGGCATTGGAAAAAACGGCAAGCTTGGTCGGTGATGAACAAGGTCAGCCGATTCCTCCAAAGCATCGGCGGGATCAAGACCCGGCTTATTTTGCTAGAAATTAG